A window of Bacteroidota bacterium contains these coding sequences:
- a CDS encoding leucine--tRNA ligase, with protein MAYPFQEIEKKWQKYWAEKKTFRAENKSGKEKYYALDMFPYPSGAGLHVGHPLGYIASDIVSRYKRLKGFNVLHPMGYDSFGLPAEQYAIQTGQHPAITTENNIARYREQMDKIGFSFDWEREVRTSDPNYYKWTQWIFLKLFNSWYNPETNKAEPIETLIPKLKNYSSLSEKEKSDLMMNYRLAYLSEAWVNWCPQLGTVLANEEVKDGVSERGGYPVERKLMPQWSLRITAYAERLLNDLEKIDWSESIKESQRNWIGKSEGSSLKFQVSGFKFQIEVFTTRPDTIFGVTFLTLAPESDLVPQLTTPEQKQKVEVYVHYAKNRSERERQTEVKKVTGEFTGSYCIHPFTGEKLPIWIGEYVLAGYGTGAVMGVPAHDTRDFAFAKHFGLEIKKVIAPNDKSLQKEECFDTYDGYAINSDFINGLQVKDAIKKIISEIEKRNLGKGKTQYRLRDAIFGRQRYWGEPIPIYYKEGIPCSVDEKDLPVILPEVDKYLPTETGEPPLARAKNWKYKNSFEFEKTTMPGWAGSSWYYLRYMDSQNKNEFASRDALNYWRDVDLYIGGSEHATGHLLYVRFWTKFLFDLGFLPIVEPAKKLINQGMILGRSNFVYRINYTLGSINAYDDTLKEVEAWKKAEDQLPFIYVTKSYFERYLSGLYTKKKIVDDINNVLRRKKINTENFVVDFNNQNKLIDSWRTDINAVNNDELDLDKFIIGVEKEAEFIREDDGKYICGFEVEKMSKSFKNVVTPDFICNDFGADTLRMYEMFLGPLEMSKPWNTNGISGVFNFLNRFWRLFHKENPTKNPEEKIQNPEFYSVSDDEPTKEELKILHKTIKKIQEDIENYSFNTAVSAFMICTNELTELKCSKRKILEPLVILLLPFAPHIAEELWNKLGHKESVTFASFPQYNDALTIDDSFAYPVSFNGKMRFNIELSLSLSPAEIEKEVLALEQTKKYLEGKQPKKIIVVPKRIVNIVV; from the coding sequence ATGGCGTATCCTTTTCAGGAAATAGAAAAAAAATGGCAAAAGTATTGGGCGGAAAAGAAAACTTTTCGCGCGGAAAATAAATCCGGCAAAGAAAAATATTATGCACTTGATATGTTTCCCTATCCTTCGGGCGCGGGCTTGCATGTGGGACATCCGCTCGGGTATATCGCGAGTGATATTGTTTCTCGCTACAAGCGTTTGAAAGGTTTTAATGTGCTTCACCCGATGGGTTATGATTCGTTCGGTTTGCCAGCAGAACAGTACGCGATTCAAACGGGACAGCATCCTGCCATCACTACAGAAAATAATATCGCGCGTTACCGCGAGCAGATGGATAAAATTGGTTTCTCGTTTGACTGGGAAAGAGAAGTGAGAACCTCCGATCCGAATTATTATAAATGGACTCAGTGGATTTTTCTCAAGCTGTTCAACTCTTGGTATAATCCCGAAACAAATAAAGCGGAACCGATTGAAACGCTGATTCCAAAACTGAAAAATTATTCTTCGCTTTCAGAAAAAGAAAAATCTGATTTGATGATGAACTATCGCCTCGCTTACCTCAGTGAGGCGTGGGTGAATTGGTGTCCGCAACTCGGAACTGTTTTGGCAAACGAAGAAGTGAAAGACGGTGTGAGCGAACGCGGTGGTTATCCTGTAGAAAGAAAACTTATGCCGCAATGGAGTTTGAGAATCACAGCGTACGCTGAAAGATTACTAAACGACCTTGAGAAAATAGATTGGAGTGAATCAATAAAAGAGTCGCAGAGAAATTGGATTGGAAAATCGGAAGGAAGTAGTTTGAAGTTTCAGGTTTCAGGTTTCAAGTTTCAGATTGAGGTTTTCACAACTCGCCCTGACACAATTTTCGGAGTAACATTTTTAACGCTTGCTCCTGAAAGCGATTTGGTTCCCCAACTTACAACTCCTGAACAAAAACAAAAAGTGGAAGTGTATGTTCACTATGCGAAGAACCGTTCTGAAAGAGAAAGGCAAACAGAAGTGAAAAAAGTTACCGGAGAATTTACCGGCTCGTATTGCATTCATCCGTTCACAGGAGAAAAACTTCCCATCTGGATTGGAGAATATGTTTTGGCTGGCTACGGAACCGGAGCAGTGATGGGCGTTCCCGCGCACGATACGCGCGATTTTGCTTTCGCAAAACATTTTGGACTGGAGATAAAAAAAGTAATTGCTCCGAATGATAAATCGCTGCAGAAGGAAGAATGTTTTGATACGTATGATGGCTACGCAATCAATTCTGATTTCATAAATGGTTTGCAGGTAAAAGATGCTATCAAAAAAATAATTTCTGAAATTGAAAAAAGAAATTTAGGAAAAGGAAAAACGCAGTACCGCTTGCGCGATGCAATTTTCGGAAGGCAGCGTTACTGGGGCGAGCCCATTCCCATCTATTATAAGGAAGGAATTCCCTGCTCGGTGGATGAAAAAGATTTGCCGGTTATTCTTCCTGAAGTGGATAAATATCTTCCAACAGAAACAGGAGAGCCACCACTCGCACGCGCGAAGAATTGGAAATACAAAAACTCTTTCGAGTTTGAAAAAACCACCATGCCCGGCTGGGCGGGAAGCAGTTGGTATTATTTGCGCTATATGGATTCGCAAAATAAAAATGAGTTTGCGAGTAGGGACGCACTGAATTACTGGCGCGATGTGGATTTATACATTGGCGGAAGCGAACACGCCACAGGACATTTGCTCTATGTACGCTTCTGGACAAAATTTTTATTTGATTTAGGTTTTTTGCCGATTGTTGAGCCGGCAAAGAAGTTGATTAATCAAGGAATGATTTTAGGGAGAAGCAATTTTGTCTATAGAATTAATTATACACTTGGCTCAATAAATGCTTATGATGATACATTGAAAGAAGTTGAAGCCTGGAAAAAAGCAGAAGATCAATTGCCTTTTATTTATGTTACTAAATCATATTTTGAAAGATATTTAAGTGGTCTTTATACAAAAAAGAAAATAGTAGATGACATTAATAATGTGCTTAGGCGAAAAAAAATTAATACAGAAAATTTTGTAGTTGATTTTAATAACCAAAACAAATTAATTGATTCATGGCGCACAGATATAAATGCAGTCAATAATGATGAATTAGATTTGGATAAGTTTATAATTGGTGTAGAAAAAGAAGCTGAATTTATACGTGAAGATGATGGGAAATATATTTGCGGTTTTGAAGTAGAGAAGATGTCAAAGTCTTTCAAAAATGTCGTCACTCCCGATTTTATCTGCAATGATTTTGGCGCTGACACTCTCCGCATGTACGAAATGTTTCTCGGTCCGCTGGAGATGAGCAAGCCATGGAACACAAACGGAATTTCCGGAGTGTTTAATTTTCTGAATCGTTTCTGGAGGTTATTTCATAAAGAGAATCCAACTAAAAATCCTGAAGAAAAAATTCAGAATCCGGAATTTTATTCTGTGAGCGATGACGAGCCGACCAAAGAAGAATTAAAAATTCTTCACAAGACAATTAAAAAAATTCAGGAGGATATTGAAAATTATTCTTTCAATACCGCAGTGAGCGCATTTATGATTTGCACCAATGAACTCACGGAACTAAAATGCAGCAAAAGAAAAATTCTTGAACCGCTGGTGATTTTACTTTTGCCCTTCGCTCCGCACATTGCAGAAGAACTTTGGAACAAGCTAGGACATAAAGAAAGTGTCACATTTGCTTCCTTTCCGCAGTACAACGATGCGCTCACCATAGATGATTCGTTTGCGTATCCTGTCTCCTTCAACGGGAAAATGCGTTTCAACATTGAACTTTCACTCAGTTTATCTCCTGCCGAAATTGAAAAAGAAGTGCTTGCATTAGAGCAGACAAAAAAATACCTAGAAGGAAAACAACCAAAAAAAATAATTGTTGTGCCTAAAAGAATCGTAAATATTGTGGTATAA
- a CDS encoding DUF3108 domain-containing protein, with protein MLFGFASNQLITLPISNGITEKPISDSAQQTKNSVLRSCKNEAFKRGEKLTYRMHYGFINAGEAVIQVLDDNKQIGGRNTFHMLGLGYTNSSFDWFFYVRDRYESYIDEDAMVPWLFIRRVNEGGYKIEQNHIYNHYKNSVDSNGKKFDVPDGVQDMLSAFFYARTIDFSNAKEGDIFEFPCFVDDQVWPLKMKYAGKEVIKSDIGKIRCIKFRPVVQTGRIFKKEEDMTAYISDDKNRIPIRAEAKILVGFIKMDLTEYSGIANPLSLCEK; from the coding sequence ATGCTTTTTGGATTTGCATCCAATCAACTAATTACTCTACCGATATCTAACGGGATAACCGAAAAACCAATTTCCGATTCTGCGCAGCAAACAAAAAATTCTGTTCTTCGCTCGTGCAAGAATGAAGCGTTTAAGCGCGGAGAAAAATTAACGTACAGAATGCATTATGGTTTTATAAATGCAGGCGAAGCAGTGATACAGGTGCTCGATGACAACAAGCAGATTGGCGGGCGAAATACTTTTCACATGCTCGGGCTTGGCTACACAAACAGTTCGTTCGATTGGTTTTTTTATGTGCGCGACCGCTATGAATCGTATATTGATGAAGACGCAATGGTTCCCTGGCTTTTCATCAGGCGCGTGAATGAAGGCGGATATAAAATCGAACAGAACCACATTTACAATCATTATAAAAACAGTGTGGACAGCAACGGAAAAAAATTTGATGTGCCCGATGGAGTTCAGGATATGCTCTCGGCTTTTTTTTATGCGCGCACGATTGATTTTTCAAATGCAAAAGAGGGAGATATTTTTGAGTTCCCTTGTTTTGTCGATGACCAGGTATGGCCACTCAAAATGAAATATGCCGGAAAGGAAGTTATCAAATCGGATATCGGAAAAATCCGCTGCATAAAATTCCGGCCCGTTGTGCAGACGGGAAGGATTTTTAAAAAGGAAGAAGATATGACCGCGTATATTTCCGATGACAAAAACAGAATTCCCATTCGTGCCGAAGCAAAAATTCTTGTGGGTTTCATCAAAATGGATTTGACAGAATATTCCGGCATTGCCAATCCGCTTTCGCTCTGCGAAAAATAA
- a CDS encoding tryptophan 2,3-dioxygenase, which yields MELTPEIIERLKKLNEKYEAMGQSMTNYLDGLLISNYLTYWDYTHVDTLLSLQNPKTDFPDELIFIIYHQITELYFKLSLHEFDQIANNGKKVMPNGEDLGWNEKLDVKFFIERVNRINRYFEALTKSFDIMVDGMEPQQFLSYRMTLLPASGFQSAQYRMIEICSTDFIRLVDKEVRKKFENKNSSFEEMYEHIYWKQGATELATGKKTLTLKQFEKKYSKKFISLAKEYQTKNIWAKYKSLSANDQKNADVINALKNLDLNVNVFWPLIHLKSAVRYLQQDEKHIAATGGTNWQKYLPPRFQKRIFYLELWSEEEKNEWGKPGVLNALKK from the coding sequence ATGGAACTTACTCCTGAAATTATTGAACGCCTGAAAAAGCTGAACGAAAAGTACGAGGCGATGGGACAGAGCATGACCAATTATCTCGATGGTCTTCTCATTTCAAATTATCTTACTTACTGGGATTACACGCATGTGGACACTTTGCTCTCGCTACAAAATCCGAAAACAGATTTTCCCGATGAATTAATTTTTATCATCTATCACCAGATAACGGAATTGTATTTTAAACTTTCACTTCACGAGTTTGACCAGATTGCCAACAACGGAAAAAAAGTAATGCCGAACGGAGAAGATTTAGGATGGAATGAAAAACTGGATGTGAAATTTTTTATCGAAAGAGTTAATCGCATCAACAGATATTTTGAAGCGCTCACAAAATCATTTGACATCATGGTAGATGGAATGGAGCCGCAGCAATTTCTTTCCTATAGAATGACGCTCCTCCCCGCCAGCGGATTTCAAAGCGCGCAATACCGCATGATTGAAATTTGTTCTACAGATTTTATCCGGCTGGTAGATAAAGAAGTCAGAAAAAAATTTGAAAATAAAAATTCTTCTTTCGAAGAAATGTATGAACATATTTACTGGAAACAAGGCGCAACAGAACTTGCAACAGGAAAGAAAACCCTTACCCTGAAACAATTTGAGAAAAAGTATTCTAAAAAATTTATTTCTCTTGCAAAAGAATATCAAACTAAAAATATCTGGGCGAAGTATAAATCACTTTCTGCTAACGACCAGAAAAATGCGGACGTTATAAATGCACTTAAGAATTTAGATTTAAATGTAAATGTTTTCTGGCCGCTCATTCATTTGAAATCTGCCGTGCGGTATTTGCAGCAAGATGAAAAACACATTGCCGCTACAGGCGGAACCAACTGGCAGAAATATTTGCCTCCACGATTTCAGAAAAGAATTTTTTATCTCGAACTCTGGAGCGAAGAAGAAAAAAATGAATGGGGAAAGCCGGGGGTTCTTAATGCACTGAAAAAATAA
- a CDS encoding YihY/virulence factor BrkB family protein — translation MWFRLLQLLASSAVVTFIVRNSRKIILPGFEHLPLYDVSGFFWNAITKGALPMRASAVAFSFFLAIFPSIIFVFTVIPYIPIANFQDQLLDLLANVMPTNAYEATRETIEDIVKNQRGGLLSVGFVMALYFSTNGFSALITAFNATHHQIETRNWIQQRIVSLYLVIICTFLMTLAIALIIGSEIVLNKIFHRGEFLFHLIQIGRWLIVFTLFYSLISFTFYLGPSRKSGWKFASAGSMLATILSIITSLGFTYYINHFGKYNKLYGSIGTLIVVLLWIYFNAMVILIGFDLNVSILEAKRNKKSLEEAIPE, via the coding sequence ATGTGGTTTCGACTTCTTCAGTTACTCGCAAGTTCAGCCGTTGTAACTTTTATTGTTAGAAATTCCCGAAAAATTATTTTGCCCGGCTTTGAACATCTTCCGCTCTACGATGTATCGGGTTTTTTCTGGAATGCAATTACAAAGGGCGCTCTTCCTATGCGCGCTTCTGCAGTAGCATTCAGTTTTTTTCTGGCAATTTTTCCGAGTATTATTTTTGTCTTCACGGTTATTCCTTATATACCCATTGCAAATTTTCAAGACCAACTTCTCGATTTGCTTGCGAATGTAATGCCTACGAATGCCTATGAAGCCACGCGTGAAACGATTGAAGACATTGTTAAAAATCAGCGCGGAGGTTTGCTCTCGGTTGGGTTTGTGATGGCGCTTTATTTTTCCACGAACGGTTTCAGCGCGCTCATTACTGCTTTCAATGCTACGCATCACCAGATTGAAACACGCAATTGGATTCAGCAGCGAATAGTTTCTCTTTATCTTGTTATCATCTGCACTTTTTTAATGACGCTCGCCATAGCGCTGATTATCGGCAGCGAAATTGTTTTGAATAAAATTTTTCACCGCGGAGAATTTTTATTTCATCTTATACAAATCGGGCGGTGGCTTATTGTGTTCACACTTTTTTATTCGCTCATCTCGTTTACTTTTTATTTGGGGCCTTCAAGAAAATCCGGATGGAAATTTGCTTCTGCCGGTTCCATGCTCGCAACTATTTTATCCATCATTACTTCATTGGGTTTTACGTATTACATAAATCACTTTGGCAAATACAATAAACTTTACGGTTCCATCGGAACGCTCATAGTTGTTTTGCTTTGGATTTATTTTAACGCAATGGTGATTCTGATTGGATTTGATTTGAACGTAAGCATTCTCGAAGCCAAGCGAAATAAGAAATCATTAGAAGAAGCAATTCCCGAGTGA
- a CDS encoding fused MFS/spermidine synthase, translating to MKNLVRFLSSFLFAHSIEQRKSKVSGNLEVLYANGKYVLDSAHVNYSFGGLHKVFQKVFAQFEINKREIKKVLILGFGTGSVASILQEEYKKEIKITGVENDEVVIELAEKYFSLNKYKNLTLHREDAYEFVFRCNQRFDLIVIDIFIDLNVPEKFTEEKFISQTGNLLSEKGILFFNLVIHNEKIRDKGAKLFKDLNSLAGKTEWCRIFAQQTENWVFVSQK from the coding sequence GTGAAAAATTTAGTAAGGTTTCTCAGCAGTTTTCTTTTTGCTCATTCCATTGAACAACGAAAAAGCAAAGTGAGCGGGAATCTCGAAGTGCTTTACGCGAATGGAAAATATGTTTTGGATTCTGCGCACGTAAATTATTCTTTCGGAGGATTGCATAAAGTTTTCCAAAAAGTGTTTGCTCAATTTGAAATTAACAAAAGAGAAATAAAAAAAGTTTTAATTCTTGGTTTCGGAACCGGAAGTGTAGCAAGCATTCTGCAGGAAGAATACAAAAAAGAAATTAAAATCACCGGAGTGGAAAATGATGAAGTGGTGATTGAACTCGCAGAAAAATATTTTTCTCTTAATAAGTACAAAAATTTAACCCTTCACCGTGAGGATGCATATGAGTTTGTTTTTCGGTGCAATCAAAGATTTGATTTGATAGTGATAGATATATTTATTGATTTAAATGTTCCTGAAAAATTTACAGAAGAAAAATTTATTTCTCAAACCGGAAATCTTCTCTCGGAAAAAGGAATTTTATTTTTCAATCTTGTCATTCACAATGAAAAAATACGGGATAAAGGTGCAAAACTTTTTAAGGATTTAAATTCTCTGGCAGGAAAAACCGAATGGTGCAGGATTTTTGCACAGCAAACTGAAAACTGGGTTTTCGTTTCACAGAAATAA
- the rocD gene encoding ornithine--oxo-acid transaminase encodes MTEKFRAEKLMELENRYGAHNYHPLPVVLDRGEGVFVWDIDGKKYFDFLSAYSAVNQGHCHPKIISALTEQAKKLTLTSRAFYNSSLGEYEKFITQYFGYDKVLPANTGAEGVETAMKLCRKWAYEKKGIAANEAKIIVCEGNFHGRTISIISASTDPDAKNNFGPFTPGIVVIPYNDVEALANALKDKNVAGFLVEPVQGELGVFIPDDGYLAKCFDLCKKANVLFIADEIQTGLGRTGKRLCCDHENVHPDILILGKALSGGTIPVSAVLADDEIMLCIKPGEHGSTYGGNSLACRVAITSIKVLEEENLYENSFHLGKILLDELKKIQNERDDMILTIRGKGLFCAIEIRERKNKTAWELCIALMENGLLAKPTHGNIIRLAPPLIITEAQLKECTDILCKTIFSFE; translated from the coding sequence ATGACTGAAAAATTCCGCGCAGAAAAATTAATGGAGTTAGAGAATCGCTATGGCGCTCACAACTATCATCCGCTTCCGGTTGTGCTTGACAGAGGAGAAGGAGTTTTTGTTTGGGATATTGACGGAAAGAAATATTTTGATTTTCTTTCTGCTTACTCTGCCGTTAATCAAGGTCACTGTCATCCGAAAATTATTTCCGCGTTAACCGAACAGGCAAAAAAACTAACGCTTACTTCTCGCGCTTTTTATAATTCTTCGCTGGGCGAATACGAAAAATTTATCACGCAGTATTTCGGTTACGATAAAGTTCTTCCTGCCAATACAGGCGCGGAAGGAGTTGAAACCGCAATGAAACTTTGCCGCAAATGGGCATATGAAAAAAAGGGAATCGCTGCGAACGAAGCAAAAATAATTGTTTGCGAAGGAAATTTTCACGGAAGAACTATTTCTATTATTTCCGCTTCCACCGACCCGGATGCGAAAAATAATTTTGGTCCGTTCACTCCGGGAATTGTTGTTATACCTTATAATGATGTTGAAGCGCTTGCAAATGCTCTGAAAGATAAAAACGTTGCAGGATTTTTAGTTGAACCCGTACAGGGTGAGCTTGGAGTTTTTATTCCTGATGATGGTTATCTCGCAAAATGTTTTGACCTCTGTAAAAAAGCAAATGTACTTTTCATTGCCGATGAAATTCAAACAGGCCTTGGCAGAACCGGAAAACGTTTATGCTGCGACCATGAAAATGTTCATCCCGATATTTTAATTCTGGGAAAAGCATTATCGGGTGGAACAATTCCGGTTTCCGCAGTTCTTGCTGATGATGAAATTATGCTTTGCATAAAACCGGGCGAGCATGGTTCCACTTACGGAGGAAATTCTCTTGCGTGCAGAGTAGCAATTACTTCCATAAAAGTTCTGGAAGAAGAAAACCTCTATGAAAATTCTTTTCACTTGGGAAAAATTCTTTTAGATGAATTGAAAAAAATTCAAAATGAAAGAGATGACATGATATTAACAATACGCGGCAAAGGTTTATTCTGCGCTATCGAAATCAGGGAGAGAAAAAACAAAACCGCGTGGGAGCTTTGCATTGCATTGATGGAAAACGGATTGCTCGCAAAACCAACGCATGGAAATATTATCCGCCTTGCGCCTCCGCTCATTATCACCGAAGCGCAGCTGAAAGAATGCACCGATATTTTGTGCAAAACAATTTTTTCCTTCGAGTGA